A single region of the Vanessa atalanta chromosome Z, ilVanAtal1.2, whole genome shotgun sequence genome encodes:
- the LOC125075939 gene encoding uncharacterized protein LOC125075939 codes for MVSRMFTKQRLVISFIILLVVVSVIYFYLNYIQENYERSQVSNDRCFTELTSVKYQLNVVTEYKNRIDKLLTETEKKHKLDKERFRDIMESCVAMKQQSIICQSQFEDLQIECKKVKEGYDKVKQDNVDNIKKNV; via the exons atgGTTTCTCGAATGTTTACAAAACAAAGACTGgtaatttcgtttattattttattagtggtTGTtagcgttatatatttttatttaaattatattcaagaaAATTATGAAAGATCACAGGTGTCTAATGATCGATGTTTCACAGAATTGACTTCAGTAAAATACCAACTTAATG TGGTAACGGAATACAAAAACAGAATTGACAAACTGTTGACTGAAACGGAGAAGAAACATAAGTTAGATAAGGAACGTTTCAGAGATATAATGGAGAGTTGTGTTGCTATGAAACAGCAATCTATAATATGCCAG aGTCAATTTGAAGATCTAcaaattgaatgtaaaaaagTCAAAGAGGGATATGATAAAGTAAAACAAGATAATgtggataatataaaaaaaaatgtataa
- the LOC125076329 gene encoding LOW QUALITY PROTEIN: zinc finger protein 778-like (The sequence of the model RefSeq protein was modified relative to this genomic sequence to represent the inferred CDS: substituted 1 base at 1 genomic stop codon): protein MEKDLNTNXMEASSNDFFLPYLEKPLHQDDESANFICYICKKTFYNANALRNHKAMQHDSRDSGTEDEQALYTTNASDQVFDGICDFKFIPLNNCEKDPVTEQDGISKRTFSVDTSYLIIRYESNESVRVKRSRLDNMIKKIQSKPEKKPVDLRGPFTCTLPSTSYPSTQCRQIFFNCCEYSLHYREEHTKRRKAALRCQVCEKRLDRNLYQSSALPAQLEPRNGPSFSCRTCGFTFLDSFQFDEHNRILHAKMKPHQCSICTKRFTQLGGLQQHMRMHSGIRPFVCKFCTKAFTQKAGLDQHLRTHTKVKPFKCIICCKCFSQSVHLRQHMRTHTNIQPFGCPICKRRFKQSSHLNFHMRSHFGEASALIMEQYAQAIQRQGQMDYLNLSNVQPVQDGETIYYEAQLTTTPIENTPTTPYFLPLPSNDVL from the exons ATGGAAAAAGAtc taaatactaattaaatggAAGCGTcatcaaatgatttttttcttccaTATCTAGAG AAACCATTACATCAAGACGATGAATCggcaaattttatttgttatatttgtaagaaaacatTCTACAATGCTAATGCCTTGCGGAATCACAAAGCTATGCAGCACGATTCAAGAGACTCTGGCACTGAAGACGAACAAGCTCTGTACACTACTAATGCTAGCGATCAG gtTTTTGATGGTATTTGCGATTTTAAGTTTATACCGTTAAATAACTGTGAAAAAGATCCCGTAACGGAACAAGACGGTATTAGTAAACGCACTTTTAGTGTCGATACGAGTTATTTGATCATAAGGTACGAGAGTAATGAGAGTGTTCGTGTGAAAAGATCGCGTTTAGACAATATGAtcaaaaaaattcaatcaaagCCTGAGAAGAAGCCCGTTGATTTGcg GGGTCCCTTTACGTGTACTCTTCCTTCAACTTCGTACCCTAGCACGCAATGTcgacagatattttttaattgttgcgAATATTCTTTACATTATCGGGAGGAGCATACGAAGAGGCGCAAGGCTGCATTGCGATGCCAAGTTTGCGAGAAACGCTTGGACAGAAACTTGTATCAATCGAGTGCCTTACCCGCACAGCTCGAGCCTCGCAACGGTCCATCCTTTTCGTGTCGCACCTGCGGGTTCACCTTCTTAGACAGTTTTCAATTCGACGAACACAATCGTATATTACACGCTAAAATGAAACCGCACCAGTGTAGTATTTGCACAAAACGTTTTACACAACTAGGAGGTCTCCAGCAGCACATGCGTATGCATTCGGGTATTCGCCCATTCGTTTGTAAGTTTTGCACTAAAGCGTTCACACAGAAGGCTGGCTTGGATCAGCATTTGCGTACCCATACTAAAGTGAAACCGTTTAAATGTATCATTTGCTGCAAATGCTTCTCGCAATCTGTCCACCTCCGACAGCATATGCGGACTCACACTAACATACAACCGTTCGGGTGTCCGATTTGCAAAAGAAGATTTAAACAAAGCAGCcatttgaattttcatatgcgtTCTCACTTCGGGGAGGCGAGTGCTCTAATAATGGAGCAGTACGCCCAGGCAATCCAGCGTCAAGGGCAAATGGATTACCTCAATTTATCCAATGTACAGCCAGTCCAGGATGGCGAAACCATATATTATGAAGCGCAGTTGACAACAACACCAATAGAGAATACACCTACAACTCCTTACTTCCTTCCCTTGCCTTCTAACGACGTGCTGTAG